The following proteins come from a genomic window of Anopheles ziemanni chromosome 3, idAnoZiCoDA_A2_x.2, whole genome shotgun sequence:
- the LOC131289145 gene encoding rRNA 2'-O-methyltransferase fibrillarin encodes MGRPGFSPRGGGGPRGRGGSGDGGGRGRGGFGDRGGGRGRGGFGDGGSRGRGGGGSRGGFGARGGSRGGPRGRGGRGASRGGGKPGGFKGGKSVIIEPHRHTGIFIARGKEDALVTLNLVPGSEVYGEKRISVDTDGDKKEYRVWNPFRSKLAAAVLGGVDKIHMPPGSKVLYLGAASGTTVSHVSDVVGPEGLVYAVEFSHRSGRDLLNVAKKRTNIIPIIEDARHPHKYRMLVGLVDTIFADVAQPDQARIVALNAHNFLKNGGHFVISIKASCIDSTAAPEAVFAAEVKKLQSEKLKPQEQITLEPYERDHAVVVGTYRALPKAAA; translated from the exons ATGGGTAGACCAG GTTTCTCTCcccgtggtggtggcggtccCCGAGGGCGCGGAGGTTCTGGTGACGGTGGTGGCCGAGGACGCGGAGGCTTTGGTGACAGAGGTGGCGGCCGAGGACGCGGAGGCTTTGGTGATGGTGGTAGCCGAGGCCGCGGCGGCGGTGGTTCACGCGGAGGATTCGGTGCCCGTGGTGGCAGCCGTGGAGGCCCGCGTGGACGTGGTGGCCGTGGAGCTAGTCGTGGAGGAGGAAAACCCGGAGGTTTCAAGGGTGGCAAATCCGTGATCATTGAGCCTCATCGTCACACTGGTATTTTCATTGCCCGCGGAAAGGAAGACGCGCTGGTTACGCTAAATCTGGTTCCGGGATCTGAAGTCTACGGCGAGAAGCGTATCTCCGTTGAC ACTGATGGGGACAAGAAGGAGTACCGTGTCTGGAATCCGTTCCGTTCCAAGTTGGCGGCCGCCGTTCTGGGAGGAGTCGATAAAATTCACATGCCACCTGGTTCCAAGGTTCTGTATCTTGGTGCTGCTTCCGGAACGACTGTGTCACACGTGTCAGACGTTGTCGGCCCAGAGGGACTCGTGTATGCGGTGGAGTTTTCGCATCGGTCCGGTCGTGACTTGCTAAACGTTGCCAAGAAACGTACCAACATTATTCCAATCATCGAAGACGCTCGTCATCCCCACAAGTATCGGATGCTGGTCGGACTGGTCGATACGATATTCGCCGACGTCGCACAGCCGGATCAGGCCCGTATCGTCGCCCTGAATGCACACAACTTCCTCAAGAATGGAGGCCACTTTGTCATTTCGATTAAGGCTTCCTGTATCGATTCGACTGCCGCACCAGAAGCTGTGTTTGCTGCAGAGGTGAAGAAGTTGCAGTCGGAAAAACTGAAACCACAAGAACAGATTACCCTGGAACCGTACGAACGAGACCACGCCGTTGTAGTGGGCACATACCGCGCTTTACCAAAAGCTGCAGCGTAA
- the LOC131289792 gene encoding E3 ubiquitin-protein ligase Smurf1: protein MNKLEYSRRNGTQKIRITIFCARNLARKDIFRLPDPFAKITVEGTRQEYTTEICKASLDPLWNSHYDLFLGKNDNIIISIYNQRKMHKRQGFLGCVRIVASSIQLLRDTGYQRLELVKRSQDDPDPVKGQIIVSLMSRDSVTGGTPLAIVGPAGDVRVPDDDDSADALIDDPQHQHHHHHHHQPQQQPQPQPQQQQPLPQGWEERSASNGRSYYVNHYTKTTQWLRPTEPAGPQQQSPNGVVTTQTNGIVNVTGGSPTSVTNGSADGGPTTIPPGPSKSATSNSINSIQSNDSGSRRHSTEILLSSNNKENCNNHGKERPGKDIESGGGVGGGGGGPLINGSGGSGGPGGVTPTAVAHKQQRNDAKSPVRIQDESILITPGSSNASPLSEINSPIASSKQQQQDISPRTGNGGRESTNPPVSGMTNAIGSLSIDSPVSVRSPPGVNGIGAGGNTPNGHVNGSGGYGSPNHQQQRSGEHNNASGGGQSHQSKPTVPSYLPLAASNNNSTSSSSNNNGGGNSNVNGGNSVHNGGSNHAAAPDTVGGGGGGGGGGGGGGGSRSHHGTPASETGGHRESSASRNRTRSARHGEEPSRRRPSRDRPPRPAMGGMPGHHNQIRPGVPFVRPAVDLPHGYEIRTTQQGQVYFYHIPTKQSTWHDPRIPRDFDTQNLTTETLGPLPHGWEQRRTASGRVYFVDHNNRTTQFTDPRLNMHVLQMLRRQNSAGVSPSVTNNNNNTPVNNAAGRGCSMAALSGAGPQVPNGSSAVSSRQIVMGVGTDTALSAISNGDTTAVTHSPRGGATTVVNNIPDLPQGLMDSADLLPKYRRDLVGKIRALRAELQLLQPQSGHCRLEVSRNEIFEESYRLIMKMRPKDMRKRLMVKFKGEEGLDYGGVAREWLHLLSREMLNPQYGLFQYSRDDHYFLQINPDSGVNPEHLSYFHFVGRILGIAVFHNHVLDGGFTLPFYKQLLNKPITLSDIEDVDPELHRSLTWILENNISGVIDSTFSVENNSFGVLKVHELKPNGASISVTEDNKREYVKLYVNYRFMRGIEQQFLALSKGFGELILSHLLRPFDERELELVISGISQIDVTDWKANTRLKQCTADTPQIVWFWQIVESYSPEMRAQLLQFVTGSCRVPLQGFRALQGSTGAVGPRLFTIHLTADVPIQNLPKAHTCFNRLDLPMYDSYQLMYDKLTQAVEETCGFAVE from the exons ATGAACAAGCTGGAATACTCCCGTCGCAATGGCACCCAGAAGATACGGATCACAA TTTTTTGCGCACGCAACCTGGCTCGGAAAGATATATTCC GACTACCAGATCCATTTGCGAAGATCACCGTGGAAGGAACGCGCCAGGAGTACACGACCGAGATCTGCAAGGCATCGCTCGATCCACTATGGAACTCGCACTACGATCTGTTCCTCGGCAAGAACGacaacatcatcatctccATCTACAACCAGCGGAAGATGCACAAGCGTCAAGGCTTTCTGGGTTGCGTGCGGATAGTAGCCTCCAGCATCCAGCTGTTGCGTGACACGGGCT accAACGGTTGGAGCTGGTGAAACGTTCCCAGGATGATCCGGATCCGGTCAAGGGTCAAATTATCGTGTCGCTGATGTCACGCGACAGCGTTACCGGCGGTACGCCACTGGCCATCGTCGGGCCGGCCGGGGATGTTCGCGTACCGGATGATGACGATTCGGCCGATGCGCTGATCGATGATccacagcatcagcatcatcaccatcatcatcaccagccacagcagcaaccgcaaccgcaaccgcagcagcagcaaccttTACCCCAGGGCTGGGAGGAGCGTTCGGCGTCGAACGGTCGGTCGTACTACGTGAACCACTACACCAAAACCACACAGTGGCTACGGCCGACGGAGCCGGCCGGCCCACAGCAGCAGTCACCGAATGGAGTGGTTACAACGCAGACCAACGGTATCGTGAATGTAACTGGCGGTAGTCCGACCAGTGTGACCAATGGGAGTGCCGATGGTGGTCCCACCACGATACCACCAGGCCCGTCCAAGTCGGCCACCAGCAACAGTATCAACAGCATACAATCGAACGACTCCGGCAGTCGGCGGCACTCGACGGAAATATTGCTCAGCTCGAACAACAAGGAAAATTGTAATAACCATGGGAAGGAGCGGCCCGGGAAGGACATCGAAAGCGGTGGGggagttggtggtggtggtggtggtccatTGATAAATGGCAGTGGGGGTAGTGGCGGTCCCGGTGGTGTTACCCCGACCGCCGTCGCGCACAAACAGCAGCGAAACGATGCGAAAAGCCCAGTGCGAATTCAGGACGAGTCGATCCTGATAACACCCGGCTCGTCCAATGCAAGCCCGCTGAGTGAAATCAACAGTCCGATAGCGTCGTccaagcagcaacaacaggacATCTCGCCCCGTACGGGAAACGGTGGAAG GGAATCAACCAATCCACCAGTCTCCGGCATGACGAATGCCATCGGATCCCTATCGATCGACTCACCCGTCTCCGTGCGCTCGCCGCCCGGAGTGAACGGCATCGGAGCGGGTGGAAACACACCCAACGGACATGTGAATGGTTCCGGCGGGTATGGCAGCCCgaaccaccagcagcaacgaAGCGGCGAACATAATAACGCTTCCGGCGGAGGACAATCGCACCAATCAAAGCCGACAGTGCCTTCGTATTTGCCGCTGGCGGCGagtaacaacaacagcaccagcagcagcagcaacaacaacggtGGGGGCAACAGCAACGTCAATGGTGGTAACAGCGTGCACAATGGTGGAAGTAATCATGCTGCCGCACCGGATACTGTTGGCggaggagggggaggtggcggtggtggtggaggtggaggtgggAGTCGGTCGCATCATGGCACGCCGGCAAGTGAGACCGGTGGCCATCGAGAATCGTCAGCATCCCGTAATCGGACCCGATCGGCAAGGCACGGTGAAGAACCGTCCCGGCGTAGACCGTCCAGGGATAGGCCTCCGCGGCCAGCGATGGGTGGTATGCCGGGACATCACAACCAGATCCGTCCAGGTGTACCCTTCGTACGTCCGGCAGTCGATCTTCCACATGGCTATG AAATTCGAACGACACAACAGGGCCAGGTCTATTTCTACCACATACCAACGAAGCAGTCCACCTGGCACGACCCACGGATACCGCGCGACTTCGACACGCAAAACCTTACGACGGAAACGCTCGGCCCACTGCCACACGGTTGGGAGCAGCGGCGAACTGCATCCGGGCGGGTGTACTTCGTCGATCACAACAACCGCACGACCCAGTTCACGGACCCGCGCCTAAACATGCACGTGCTGCAGATGCTCCGGCGGCAGAACAGTGCCGGTGTGTCGCCCTCggtcaccaacaacaacaacaacacacccgTCAACAACGCCGCCGGTCGGGGCTGTTCGATGGCTGCCCTATCCGGGGCGGGACCGCAAGTACCAAATGGTTCTTCGGCCGTTTCGAGCCGGCAAATCGTGATGGGAGTCGGTACGGACACCGCTCTCAGTGCTATTTCCAATGGA GACACCACCGCGGTCACTCATTCACCGAGGGGTGGCGCAACGACTGTGGTTAACAACATTCCCGATCTACCGCAGGGCCTGATGGATAGTGCCGACCTTCTACCGAAGTATCGGCGCGATCTGGTTGGTAAAATAAGGGCCTTGCGGGCAGAGTTGCAGCTACTGCAGCCCCAGTCCGGCCACTGTCGATTGGAGGTGTCTCGAAATGAAATATTCGAAGAGAGCTATAG ACTGATCATGAAGATGCGTCCCAAAGATATGCGCAAACGGTTGATGGTGAAGTTCAAGGGCGAGGAAGGGCTGGACTATGGTGGTGTGGCCCGCGAGTGGTTGCATCTGTTGTCACGTGAAATGCTCAACCCACAGTACGGTCTGTTCCAGTACAGCCGGGATGACCATTACTTTTTGCAAATCAACCCCGATTCTG GCGTCAATCCGGAGCACCTGTCGTACTTTCACTTTGTTGGCCGCATCCTGGGCATCGCAGTGTTTCACAATCACGTGTTGGACGGTGGCTTCACGCTACCGTTCTACAAGCAGCTGCTGAACAAACCAATCACACTGTCCGATATCGAAGACGTCGATCCGGAGTTGCACCGTAGTTTGACGTGGATTCT TGAGAACAACATATCGGGAGTGATCGACTCGACGTTCAGTGTGGAAAACAACAGCTTCGGCGTGCTGAAGGTGCACGAACTGAAACCGAACGGTGCCTCTATCTCGGTGACCGAGGATAACAAGCGGGAGTACGTGAAGCTGTACGTAAACTATCGGTTTATGCGCGGCATCGAACAACAGTTTTTAGCTCTCTCGAAAG GTTTCGGCGAATTGATCCTCAGCCATCTGCTCCGTCCGTTCGACGAGCGAGAGCTAGAGCTGGTGATCAGTGGCATCAGTCAGATCGATGTGACCGATTGGAAGGCAAACACGCGGTTGAAACAATGCACCGCCGACACACCGCAGATCGTATGGTTCTGGCAG ATCGTTGAGTCCTACTCGCCGGAGATGCGCGCTCAGCTACTACAGTTCGTGACCGGATCGTGCCGGGTGCCATTGCAAGGTTTCCGCGCCCTCCAGGGTTCGACGGGGGCGGTTGGACCGCGCCTTTTCACCATCCATCTGACGGCGGATGTTCCGATACAGAACCTACCGAAGGCGCATACCTGCTTCAACCGGCTTGACCTACCGATGTATGACTCCTACCAGCTAATGTACGACAAGTTGACGCAGGCCGTCGAGGAGACGTGCGGATTCGCCGTAGAGTAG
- the LOC131289146 gene encoding ribonuclease H2 subunit C yields the protein MSINLKLTAQDVKTSIEDPIQLQYIPATIEGDGPANLEKFFTPYTDTLPDGTLQNALRGYPLLGKRKTLPEGYTGVILQETKKPLSSDEDRTLTFGGAFREFTYWNYDRNPSRNDPFEKALNWLQLAEVLHSDGQDELMEKQETNTTAAEKSIQENNGL from the exons ATGTCAATAAACTTAAAGTTAACCGCTCAAGATGTAAAAACCAGTATCGAAGATCCGATACAACTACAGTATATTCCGGCAACGATCGAAGGAGATGGACCGGCCAatctggaaaagtttttcacgccTTATACCGACACTCTACCGGATGGAA CTTTGCAAAACGCACTTCGCGGATACCCGCTGCTTGGCAAACGTAAAACCCTTCCGGAAGGATACACTGGAGTGATTTTgcaggaaacgaaaaaacccCTTTCAAGTGATGAAGACCGGACCCTTACGTTTGGCGGTGCTTTTCGGGAGTTTACATACTGGAACTACGATCGCAATCCGTCAAGGAATGACCCATTCGAGAAGGCTCTGAATTGGCTGCAACTGGCCGAGGTGCTACATAGCGATGGACAAGATGAGCTGATGGAGAAGCAGGAAACCAACACCACGGCTGCCGAGAAATCAATTCAAGAAAACAACGGGTTGTAG
- the LOC131284023 gene encoding longitudinals lacking protein-like, with amino-acid sequence MGDQQQYFLKWNDFQTNMVTSFRHLRNEKSFTDVTLACEGQTCKAHKMVLSACSPYFKSLLEENPSKHPIIILKDVSYTHLQSILEFMYAGEVNVSQEQLPTFLKTADRLKVKGLAETPSNIKREG; translated from the exons ATGGGTGACCAACAGCAATACTTCCTGAAGTGGAATGACTTCCAGACGAACATGGTTACCTCATTCCGCCACCTGCGAAATGAGAAGAGCTTCACAGAT GTAACGCTTGCGTGCGAAGGGCAAACGTGCAAAGCCCATAAAATGGTCCTATCGGCCTGTAGTCCATACTTCAAGTCACTGCTCGAG GAAAACCCATCCAAGCATCCGATTATTATACTGAAAGATGTGTCCTACACCCATCTGCAGTCCATCCTCGAGTTCATGTACGCCGGCGAGGTGAACGTGTCCCAGGAACAGCTACCGACATTCTTGAAAACGGCTGACCGACTGAAAGTGAAGGGCCTGGCGGAAACGCCGTCAAATATCAAGCGGGAAGGTTGA
- the LOC131287641 gene encoding methylosome subunit pICln — MVTIGNAFTPVDGIVYSATDIKLKIGTDVIPSLGTLHLTESSCIWSCEERNSSISIPWPRVGVQAISSTPGEGIFVMLDIDLVWPGFYQGRPEHNGNAHPEDDEGLENEDDEGHESDASEAAMTEMWFQPRSSQNVDEIFSAMRECQSLNPGSEVSEDEDYMEAEEEDLQEVGEMQNLQLDDEDKFADAEE; from the exons ATGGTCACCATAGGAAATGCGTTTACGCCAGTCGATGGGATAGTCTATTCGGCCACGGATATAAAACTGAAGATAGGCACCGATGTCATTCCTTCGTTGGGTACACTGCACCTAACTGAAAG TTCGTGCATTTGGAGCTGCGAAGAACGGAACAGTAGCATTTCCATCCCGTGGCCACGGGTGGGAGTGCAAGCCATTTCATCCACACCCGGCGAAGGTATCTTTGTGATGCTGGACATAGATCTCGTTTGGCCGGGATTCTATCAGGGGCGGCCGGAGCACAACGGCAACGCACACCCGGAAGACGACGAGGGTCTGGAAAACGAAGATGACGAGGGTCATGAATCGGATGCATCGGAAGCGGCAATGACAGAAATGTGGTTCCAGCCGAGAAGTTCACAGAACGTTGACGAGATTTTCAGTGCCATGCGAGAATGCCAGAGCCTGAATCCCGGATCGGAAGTTAGTGAGGACGAAGATTACATGGAGGCGGAGGAAGAAGATTTGCAGGAAGTAGGAGAAATGCAAAATCTGCAGCTCGATG ATGAAGACAAATTCGCTGACGCTGAAGAGTAA
- the LOC131287515 gene encoding origin recognition complex subunit 6 — protein sequence MAASNNKLLQQLIQKLGLASHEAVLPKSTELQRLLDIRSSNGMMTNLGDYAKATICIDLASSLLALPFDGDMALKLSGLRKTAYYNGRRTLEKILDVNKTIGINEICVQLGLSQVQKDACGLLEAYKRYAGGNSDIDFAHPQYAAMAVFQACKRQKVKPPKTKLVPFSHLKPAQWTLLEKNWEQFLTNSEHTLKKTAAQEKGNSEKEETAQPKATSSGSCGKHASPEKIEPYSNWKKRMLEKAYRELELLRGSG from the exons atggcaGCCAGCAATAACAAATTACTACAGCAGCTCATTCAGAAACTGGGACTAGCAAGCCATGAAGCAGTCTTACC GAAATCTACCGAGCTACAACGACTGCTGGACATTCGTTCGTCGAACGGCATGATGACTAATCTAGGAGACTACGCAAAAGCAACAATTTGCATCGATCTTGCGTCTAGCCTTCTGGCGTTACCGTTCGACGGCGATATGGCTCTGAAGCTGTCTGGGCTAAGAAAAACGGCCTACTACAATGGACGCCGGACATTGGAGAAGATCCTCGACGTTAACAAAACGATCGGCATCAACGAAATCTGTGTTCAGCTGGGATTGAGTCAGGTGCAGAAGGATGCGTGCGGCCTGCTGGAAGCGTACAAGCGGTACGCCGGTGGCAATAGTGACATCGACTTCGCACATCCACAGTACGCTGCGATGGCCGTATTTCAGGCCTGCAAGCGCCAGAAAGTCAAACCACCCAAGACGAAGCTGGTCCCTTTCAGCCATCTCAAACCGGCGCAGTGGACTTTGCTGGAGAAAAACTGGGAGCAGTTTTTGACAAATTCAGAACATACATTGAAGAAAACAGCGGCGCAAGAAAAAGGCAACTCCGAGAAAGAAGAAACGGCTCAGCCGAAGGCAACTTCCTCTGGTAGTTGTGGGAAACACGCTAGTCCGGAAAAGATTGAGCCATATAGTAACTGGAAGAAACGAATGCTTGAAAAGGCGTACCGCGAGCTAGAACTGCTCCGTGGAAGTGGATAA